In the genome of Candoia aspera isolate rCanAsp1 chromosome 4, rCanAsp1.hap2, whole genome shotgun sequence, the window TTCTTATCTTTGGTTTGTGATGATACCACTTAACGTAAAGGGCCGCACAGTTCTCAGCTAACAATGAAATTAAGCAGGACAGCTGCTTTTAATGATAAAGACAGCATCTTTGAAAGCATTGGGAGTTACTCAACCTTTGAGCAAGCTGCCAATCAAAGTTGCTAGGCAAGGTCGAAGGGGCCCTAGGAATGGGCCACAGACATTCTTGGGTGTTCTGCTTCAGTTTCTTCTCTCTTGAATTCTTTCTCATATGTACATTCTGTCTTGCTTTGTCTTCATGATTCCCCCCCTTGAAGATTGGACCCttatattttgtctttctttcaacttttaaaaatgggtaCATGCAGAGTACAACTGAAGGCATgtccaatattttcatttttccagaTGTTGTCTAGGGGAAAATGAAGAGTGATCAGGGTACCACCTCTGATGAgttcaaacaaaaaaataaacaaaatatgtaACACTAAATTTGAGGATACTGGATTAAGGACTTACACTTAAAACATAAGCAATGCCCTGATGGATCCtatcctggcccatctagtccaacagtctgttctcacaatggccaaccaactgcacgaGGAAGCCCATAGCCCCCCAGAAGTTGGCCTTCATTGGtccctgccatcaaggctaatagccatgaattggtccaacccttttgtGAAACCGACCGAACTGGTAGCAAGCACTAcatcttgtggtagcaaattccaaagttgaattaagCGATGTGTAAAAAAAGAATTCATTTTCTCTATCCTGAGTCTTCCAAGagtcaatttcattgggtgacttctggttctaatatttggggaaggggaaaatagcttctccttgtctgcTTTATCCACACTGTGCATAATTTTATACCACTCAATCATTTCCCCTCTCATTCACCTCCTTTCTAgattaaaaagccccaaatgtcacAACCTTTCCTCATACAGGagctgctccagccccttgatcatcttggatgccctcctctgaaccttcttgAGATCCACCATATCCTTTTTGATgtgcagcaaccagaactgcacacaatattccacaTGCAGTCGCACCATTGTTACACATGAGGACATTATAATATTGGTGTTTCTATTTTCAGTATAGTTTCTTATTGTCCCTAACATGCTGTTGGTGTCCAATAATCCAACTCTCTACCACTGTTGCTAATCAGAATCCTGATCtaactgaaaatgaaaagcttATTGCTAAAAGCAGGGCTGCTATAGAGAATCATAGTACTATGGATCCTTCCTTCCTACTTGGTTCTCTTTATGATTCTGAAAGAATCATATCAAAATTTTAAGAAAATAGAGGAAATGTTTTTTCCTCAGAATGTGGGACAACTTATCCCAGCCCGTGTCCTTTCCCTTGGCCAcaattcatttttcttgttttacctgTGTTGCATTTAAAGAGCTATTTCATCCAGCAGAAGtctttttcagttgcaatactccAGTATGGTGTGATGACAATGTCTTTTTTGCCGTGTCTTCTTCAGTTAATGTGGCCAATGGGGGGGAGATCATAGACAAAGGTGAATAGCAACACTCTACTTGCCTGTGATAAGTATGTCTTAGCCTTTGGGAAGGTATCCCTCAAGATCACTTCATTATCCTCCAGAAGAGTATTTCATTGGGGATTGTCACCTTCTTCATAGAAACAACCATTTTCTAATTGTAAATACTTTCCTGAGTTCTTTGTTAGGCATAAGAACTTTGGAACAAGAAGATGttattttaaataagcaattCCCTTCACTTACATTTTGTTGTTGTACATTAAAGTTCTGTTTAGTTATTTGTGTGTGCAGAAGTGATGATGTGCATCCGTTCAGAGTTGGAGCAAGAGTGAAAACCAGCATCATCCACTTGATTCTGGCCTACTTACTGTCAGCTTTGTGTTCTCTCTTTCCTTGAGTGTGGAAAGAGATATTTCACCCATCAATGGTCTTGCAATGATCTCTGTGTCACAGTTTGCTGgggaaatgctttctttttttcttgcttgaaTCCTTTGTTAAGTATGaattattttgaacattttgatTAGACAGAGATATCtaaatttcacttttttccactGAAATATACTTATCTTCCTGCTATATAGTGACTCTTTCCCCATTGGACCTTACTGTGGCACAACCATGCCCCAGCATTGCATAGTGGCATTTTTCCTATGGTGCATGAGTTTGATTTCATCTTGCCCCCAATCCAGGTGTTTAAATGGTCTCTAGTGATAGTGGTGTTAGAGTAAAAGTTGCCTTCCTATGGGCTTtcttgcaaaatggctgctgtgggtCTTGTTTCTTCACAAAGTCACGGCCCTGGGAGATATCATCAGAACTTCAACACTGATCTATCAGAATAAAAATGGTCACTCCCTGGTTCCCCAAGCCACAGGATGCTCTGCTTACATTTGTTCTGGGAATGGGTgaagaatatatattacatatttagtAGTTATTGtactcttattttattgcttgagccaattgcaatgaaatttctttttaatgtacacttggtgtatagtgaaatgacaataaaagtctattctattctgttctgttctgttctatttaacaaaacacacacacacacacacaacactggGATGCATCAttctcattgtttttattttctaaaaaaatgttatggaacaAGAACCATAAAACTGAAGGGGCTATTTGGGCATTGAATGCTGCTCAGttgaagaatccaaattaaagcatgccAGACAGAAGGTTGCCTGCCCTCTtgttgaacacatccaatgaagttGACACTTTTTCTAACGTTAACACGGAACCTGCCTTCCTGTGACTTAAATCCTTTCTTCTGTGTCTTGCACTCTGGGACAGTAGAAGACAGGCCTTGCTTTTCTATTGTGTGACATggtttcagatatttgaagaatgctctTGTATCTCACTCTCAATGGTACACATGCTCAATTCCTTCATCTCTTTTCAGGGGAAAATCTGATCATATTTGTGGTCCATCTCTGAACCTGTTTTTCTCTGACTACTTGAAGTGTATTGACCAGAAGTGGACACAGTATGCGAGtgaaaaattgtaatttttatagacacacacacacacacacacacacaaacacacatagtgtatgtgtgtgtgtgtatttatagtgtgtatgtgtgtatgtgtgtgtgtgtatgtgtgtgtgtgtgtatatatatatatatatatatattatacagacacacagacacaagcAGCGTAAATGTGCACTGCCCCTTTTTGCAGCCACACAAAATACAAACTCATATTCAGTCTCCAGTTAATATTCCAAGATCACTTTAGCCATTACTAAACTAGATATTCCCTATCATATAACTGttcatttgttctttgtttcctaagtgaagtttcctctgttaaatttcattttgttaattTCAGCCTATTTCTCTAGGCTCATTaagattttgaattttatatctgTCTTCTAGGACATGAGCTGTTTCACTCAGTTTGGGTTCATCTGGAAATAAAACTTCTCTCAATTTCTCTGTTCAAGTCACTTAAAATGATAGAAGAATAGAGGACCCAGAATTGGCCCTTATGGTACTCTGTGTGGGCATTATGAAGTTCATGTAGTAACCAAAGGCCTGCTTGGACATTGGAATTTTGCTTTTCAAGATGACATAAATGCTGTTTTATTACAGAAGCATGCCCTTGGTTTAGATTGTCTATATGTTTTGGTGCTTGAGTTTGATTTTGCTTGTATCTTTCTTCTGCAATTTTTAGACTATTCCTTGTTCCATATCAGTCTCCCCTTTCTCCTTAGCAATCTGCCCACTGCTTCTTTCACTTGATTGTTCCTCAGACAGTAGATCAAGGGGTTGAGAAAGGGCGTAATGGCAGTGTAGAAGAGGGTCACTGCCTTAGTGACATCTAACTGACTTTCCCCACCTGGTATTAAGTACATCCCTGCCACTGAGCCATAGAAAAGTGAGACCACAATTAAATGGAAGGAAACAGTAGAAAAGGCTTTCCTACGACTGCCTTTGTTGGTGGCCTTCATTAGAGTGAAAATCACAGTGCCATAGGACAGAACAACAAATGTCATATTACCTAGGAGCAGACCATTGAGACAAATCTGACtcaaaatggcagcttttccaagTGGAGGGCAAGCCAAGGATAGGATTGGACCACAGTCACACAAAAAGTGATTAATGACATTGGAGCCACAAAAGGACAACCTAGAGATCAACGTTGCTGGAACAAGGTACCATGTAAAACCAAGAATCCAGCAAACAGCCACCAGAATGTAGCAGACGTTTTGAGACATAATATGTGAGTAGTGCAGCGGGTGGCAGATGGCCAGATACCGATCTAAGGCCATGGCTGAGAGGAAAAAACATTCAGTGCCACCAAGGGAGAAGAATATGTAGAACTGGATGAAACACTCATTGAAAGAAATGATCCCACCAGGGACTGCTAAATCAAAGAGCATGCGAGGCACTGTGGTGGACACATAGCACATTTCCAGCCAGGAGAAGTTGCTCAGCAGGATATACATAGGCAGCTGGCCCAGGTGGGTGTCCAGAAGCACCAGGCTAATAATGGTGATGTTCTCAGCCAAGGTGAGCACGTAGAGAATAGTGAAAAAGATGAGGAGCAGCAAGCGGTTGTGCAGTCCAATTCCAAACCCTAATAAAACAAATTCCTCAGCTGAAGTCCAGTTGGTTGAATCCATCTGGAATGAGATAAGAATTGACATCTTGACCCACATTCTGTTACCTCATCTTACCAGTCACCTTCCAAAAGTACAAACTAAGCAAATATTCAAGTTTGTGTATGAAATAGGATGGGGTGGATAGAGTGTGCACCAAGGTTCACGACTTTAAATTGTGCTGTCACGTTGCATTAATCAGTTGGTGCAAACAAAATGAACTGAATTATGTAGCATGTTATAGCAATATTGACCAAACATATTGTTTAAGGTAGTCATTTGAATAGTATACCTACcatattaaaataattcttaaaaagaaagaaagggaaatcgGAATTATGAGATGGTTATTCTGT includes:
- the LOC134496848 gene encoding olfactory receptor 11G2-like; its protein translation is MDSTNWTSAEEFVLLGFGIGLHNRLLLLIFFTILYVLTLAENITIISLVLLDTHLGQLPMYILLSNFSWLEMCYVSTTVPRMLFDLAVPGGIISFNECFIQFYIFFSLGGTECFFLSAMALDRYLAICHPLHYSHIMSQNVCYILVAVCWILGFTWYLVPATLISRLSFCGSNVINHFLCDCGPILSLACPPLGKAAILSQICLNGLLLGNMTFVVLSYGTVIFTLMKATNKGSRRKAFSTVSFHLIVVSLFYGSVAGMYLIPGGESQLDVTKAVTLFYTAITPFLNPLIYCLRNNQVKEAVGRLLRRKGRLIWNKE